The following proteins come from a genomic window of Diceros bicornis minor isolate mBicDic1 chromosome 4, mDicBic1.mat.cur, whole genome shotgun sequence:
- the LINGO4 gene encoding leucine-rich repeat and immunoglobulin-like domain-containing nogo receptor-interacting protein 4 — translation MAAATAPKQAWPPWPPLLFLLLLPGGSSGGCPAVCDCTSQPRAVLCAHRRLEAVPGGLPLDTELLDLSGNRLWGLQRGMLSRLGLLQELDLSYNQLSILEPGAFHGLRSLLTLRLQGNRLRIMGPGVFSGLSALLLLDLRLNQIVLFLDGAFGELGSLQQLETGDNHLVFVAPGAFAGLAKLSTLTLERCNLSTVPGPALARLPALVALRLRELDIGRLPAGALRGLGQLKELEIHHWPSLESLEPGSLVGLNLSSLAITRCNLSSVPFQALHHLSFLRVLDLSENPISSIPARRLSPLVRLQELRLSGACLTSIAAHAFHGLTAFHLLDVADNALQTLEETAFPSPDKLVTLRLSGNPLTCDCRLLWLLRLRRRLDFGTSPPACAGPQHVQGKSLRDFADILPPGHFTCQPALIRKSGPRWVVAEEGGHAVFSCSGDGDPAPTVSWRRPQGTWLGRAGRVRVLEDGTLEIHAVQLQDRGAYVCMVSNVAGNDSLRTWLEVIQVEPPNGTLSDPNGTMPGVPGPFFLDSRGIAMVLAVGFLPFLTSVTLCFGLIALWSKGKGRVKHHMTFDFVAPRPSGDKNSGSNRVTAKLF, via the coding sequence ATGGCTGCGGCCACAGCTCCAAAGCAAGCCTGGCCCCCGTGGCCCCCCCTCCTTTTCCTGCTCCTCCTGCCTGGAGGGAGCAGTGGTGGCTGCCCTGCTGTGTGCGACTGCACCTCTCAGCCCCGGGCAGTGCTCTGTGCACACCGGCGACTGGAGGCTGTACCTGGGGGACTCCCGCTAGATACTGAACTCCTGGACCTGAGTGGGAATCGCCTGTGGGGGCTTCAGCGGGGAATGCTCTCCCGCCTGGGCCTGCTCCAGGAACTGGATCTCAGCTACAACCAGCTGTCCATCCTTGAGCCTGGGGCCTTCCATGGCCTACGAAGCCTACTCACCCTGAGGCTGCAGGGCAATCGGCTGCGAATCATGGGGCCAGGGGTCTTCTCGGGCCTGTCTGCCCTGCTGCTGCTGGACCTCCGCCTCAACCAGATTGTCCTCTTCCTCGATGGAGCTTTTGGGGAGCTGGGCAGCCTGCAGCAGCTGGAAACTGGGGACAACCACCTGGTGTTTGTGGCTCCAGGAGCCTTTGCGGGGCTGGCCAAGCTGAGCACCCTCACTCTGGAGCGCTGCAACCTCAGCACGGTGCCTGGCCCGGCCCTGGCCCGTCTCCCAGCACTGGTCGCCCTAAGACTTCGAGAACTGGATATTGGGAGGCTCCCGGCAGGGGCGCTACGGGGGCTGGGGCAGCTAAAGGAGCTGGAGATCCACCACTGGCCGTCTCTGGAGTCCCTGGAGCCTGGGAGCCTGGTTGGGCTCAACCTCAGCAGCCTGGCCATCACCCGCTGCAATCTGAGCTCAGTGCCCTTTCAAGCACTGCACCACCTGAGCTTCCTCAGGGTCCTGGATCTATCTGAGAACCCCATTTCATCCATCCCAGCCCGAAGGCTCAGTCCCCTGGTGAGGCTCCAGGAGCTACGACTGTCGGGGGCGTGCCTCACCTCCATTGCTGCCCACGCCTTCCATGGCTTGACTGCCTTCCACCTCCTGGACGTGGCGGATAACGCCCTTCAGACACTAGAGGAAACAGCCTTCCCttctccagacaaactggtcACCCTGAGGCTGTCTGGCAACCCCCTGACCTGTGACTGCCGCCTCCTCTGGCTGCTCCGGCTCCGCCGCCGCCTAGACTTTGGCACGTCCCCCCCTGCCTGTGCTGGCCCGCAGCATGTCCAGGGGAAGAGCCTGAGGGACTTTGCAGACATCTTACCTCCAGGGCACTTCACTTGCCAACCAGCCCTGATCCGAAAGTCAGGGCCACGCTGGGTTGTTGCAGAGGAGGGGGGGCATGCTGTTTTCTCTTGCTCTGGAGATGGAGACCCAGCCCCCACTGTCTCCTGGAGGAGGCCTCAGGGGACTTGGTTGGGAAGGGCTGGGAGAGTAAGGGTCCTAGAGGATGGGACGCTGGAGATCCACGCGGTACAGCTACAGGATAGGGGGGCCTATGTCTGCATGGTCAGCAATGTGGCTGGGAATGACTCCCTGAGGACCTGGCTGGAAGTGATCCAAGTTGAACCACCAAATGGCACTCTCTCTGACCCCAACGGCACCATGCCAGGGGTCCCAGGGCCTTTCTTCCTGGATAGCAGAGGCATAGCTATGGTGCTAGCAGTCggcttcctccctttcctcacctcaGTGACACTCTGCTTTGGCCTCATTGCCCTCTGGAGTAAGGGCAAAGGCCGGGTCAAACATCACATGACCTTTGACTTTGTGGCACCTCGGCCCTCTGGGGATAAGAACTCTGGGAGTAACCGGGTCACTGCCAAACTCTTCTGA
- the RORC gene encoding nuclear receptor ROR-gamma translates to MRTQIEVIPCKICGDKSSGIHYGVITCEGCKGFFRRSQQCNVAYSCTRQQNCPIDRTSRNRCQHCRLQKCLALGMSRDAVKFGRMSKKQRDSLHAEVQKQLQQQQQQQQREQAAKTPPAGGQGADPLPCTLGLPDGQLPLGSSPDLPEASACPPGLLRPPGSGPSYSNSLAKAGLNGASYHLEYSPERGKAEGRESFYSTGSQLTPNRCGLHFEEPRHPGLGEPGQGPDSYCSPSFRNTPEVPYASLTEIEHLVQNVCKSYRETCQLRLEDLLRQRSNIFSREEVAGYQRKSTWEMWERCAHRLTEAIQYVVEFAKRLSGFMELCQNDQIVLLKAGAMEVVLVRMCRAYNADNHTVFFEGKYGGMELFRALGCSELISSIFDFSRSLSALRFSEDEIALYTALVLINANRPGLQEKRKVEQLQYNLELAFHHHLCKTHRQGILAKLPPKGKLRSLCSQHVEKLQTFQHLHPIVVQAAFPPLYKELFSTEMESPEGLS, encoded by the exons cACAAATCGAAGTGATCCCTTGCAAAATCTGTGGGGACAAGTCATCTGGGATCCACTACGGGGTTATCACCTGTGAGGGGTGCAAG GGTTTCTTCCGCCGGAGCCAGCAGTGTAACGTGGCCTACTCCTGCACCCGCCAGCAGAACTGCCCCATCGACCGCACCAGCCGAAACCGATGCCAGCACTGCCGCCTGCAGAAGTGCCTGGCACTGGGCATGTCCCGAGATG CTGTCAAGTTCGGCCGCATGTCCAAGAAGCAAAGGGACAGCCTGCATGCTGAGGTGCAGAAGcaactgcagcagcagcagcagcagcagcaacggGAACAAGCGGCCAAGACCCCTCCTGCAGGGGGTCAAGGAGCAGACCCCCTGCCCTGCACCTTGGGGCTACCAGATGGGCAGTTGCCCCTGGGCTCCTCGCCTGACCTGCCTGAGGCCTCTGCTTGTCCCCCTGGCCTCCTGAGACCCCCAGGCTCTGGGCCTTCCTACTCCAACAGCTTGGCCAAGGCCGGGCTCAACGGGGCCTCATACCACCTCGAATATAGCCCTGAGCGGGGCAAGGCTGAGGGCAGAGAGAGCTTCTATAGCACGGGCAGCCAGCTGACCCCCAACAGATGTGGACTTCATTTTGAGGAACCCAGACATCCTGGGCTTGGGGAACCCGGACAGGGCCCGGACAGCTACTGCAGCCCCAGTTTCCGCAACACCCCAGAGGTGCCTTATGCCTCCCTGACGGAGATTG AGCACTTGGTGCAGAACGTGTGTAAGTCCTACCGAGAGACGTGTCAGCTGCGGCTGGAGGACCTGCTACGGCAGCGCTCCAACATCTTCTCACGAGAAGAGGTGGCCGGCTACCAGAGGAAG tCAACGTGGGAGATGTGGGAACGCTGCGCCCACCGCCTCACTGAGGCCATTCAGTACGTGGTGGAGTTCGCTAAGAGGCTCTCAGGCTTTATGGAGCTCTGCCAGAATGACCAGATCGTGCTACTCAaagcag GAGCAATGGAAGTGGTGCTGGTCAGGATGTGCCGGGCCTACAATGCTGACAACCACACAGTCTTTTTTGAAGGCAAATACGGTGGCATGGAGCTGTTCCGAGCCttgg GCTGCAGTGAGCTCATCAGCTCCATCTTTGATTTCTCCCGCTCCCTGAGTGCCTTACGCTTTTCCGAGGATGAGATTGCCCTCTACACAGCCCTTGTCCTCATCAATGCCA ACCGGCCAGGgctccaagagaaaagaaaggtagAACAGCTGCAGTACAATCTGGAGCTGGCCTTTCATCACCATCTCTGCAAGACTCATCGCCAAGGCATCCTGGCAAAG CTGCCACCCAAGGGGAAGCTTCGGAGTCTGTGCAGCCAGCATGTGGAAAAGCTGCAAACTTTCCAGCATCTCCACCCGATCGTGGTCCAAGCTGCTTTCCCCCCACTCTACAAGGAACTCTTCAGCACTGAAATGGAGTCACCTGAGGGGCTGTCCTAG